The Erigeron canadensis isolate Cc75 chromosome 1, C_canadensis_v1, whole genome shotgun sequence genome segment ATTGCAGCACCAAAATCAAGCCTAGATAATGCCTCTAGTTCTGGATTATCAGTTGGCTCATCACCCACATCAGCACAAAGACTGCTAATGAAAAAAAGGCCAACAAGAGGCATAGGTAGCACACGGGAGGCCCATAATAGTTTGGATCTCCATGGACCAAGTTCTTCGGGGATTGAAGTGGCTTGTACCAATGCTTTCGTTGATTTGAGAGTCATATCTCTCGCAAATGTAAAAAGGCTCTCACCTTTTTCCATCTGGAACAGACGAAACACCTTTAGTTTATAAGGAAATAGGGATTCAACTCTTGAATCTTGATTGTAACAagatctctatatataatagagTTAACAATTTCGACACATTTACTTgtgaatgggttgatttggtTTGTGTTTCATCTTAAAAGGGTCGAATAAAAATTTTAGCTTAGAGGGGAATGTGTCGAACAGGTTCAAAGTTGTCCAAagtcattttattcaaaaattttaatcattATCACAGCAATATTACTATAATATTCAAAGATCTTAATCATTATCACATATTCTTTATTTCCATATATACTTTTTAGGGTttagtgcgccggaatgcaacaaactatgcccaaaaggttatagtgtgcacgaactaacctttttttttaggGATAAGTACCCCAAAATGTAGCTAACTATGGCtcaatgtctatagtaggaaccAACTATAATTTTTGGATATTGTATATTGGGAACTTTGTTAAAATGTACACATATGGCATACAACCGGCTAGTTGCTTGTGTGGAGTAGATTGCAAGTGTATTCACACGGTCCTCATCTACGTGGATTGCCACATCATAAATATTCTAAATACTTTCTTTTCaagaaaatcatttttcaagccATTTCCAGAAATCCTACTTACAATTtccaaaatcaaatctaagagaataaaaaaaaaactcatatgcACTTAGATCGGAACACACTTACATCCAAAAACCTACCACCTAAATCCCACTTacaaacaaaacacatagaTCTTGGGAGTCGATGACGGATATTCATCTACAAGCAAATTAGCCCCAAGATATATACAATCAAACCTTTTTTTCTTGTTACTAGTCCTATGTAAATCTCCCGTTAAATACAAAAGAATGGTGTTGCATTACGTGTAAAGTGTGTAATATAgcaagaaaaatatgaagcGATATTAAGATCCGGCCACTTGCAAATCTGCTCCAGACCCggatgataatgatgttgtTCGTTTAGGGTTGGGGTGGCcggaagtggtggtggtgatggccgGAATCTGCTCCCCAAATCTATCTATTTATCGTATTTTTTTATGATGGTAAAGATTTTCCGGCCATCATCGTTTTTCCGGCCACAGTCGAAGCATCACTATCTCCAGCCACTTGTTACCTTTTCTTTCGTGGGTTTCGATTTTCATTCAAATCTTTATCAATTTTAAGCCACCATAAGACCTTGGTGGTTTTGTTTTTCCGGCCATCTTGCTTTAAATTGTTGTCGTATTCTTGTTGtaattaattgattgattgttgttgttttttaattttttattttttgatctggttatatatatatatatatatatggttgaatatgaatatgattGTGGTTAATTATTAGATTGTATGTGGATTTGTTGATGAAGAATATGCCACATGTAAGTGGTCAAACTAATAAAAGTCAGAGTGTAACCTGTTACCTTTCTAACAGGTAACCGGTTACAtcttttgaacatttttataaGCTACCACCATACAATATACAAAGTCCTTAGTTgattcctactatagacatttggtcatacttagttacattttgagggtacttatccctttttttattgtatgcataaacttaatacaaaagtttatatcatgcaactttttgtgaccgaccaataAAAACCTTACACCTGgcccgttaaaaaaaaaattacacgtgGTAGCTCATTCgggctgccacgtatacacattgcatgatttgaacatttttactaagtttatgcatacaataaaaaaaacgttagttcgtgcacGCTGTAACGTTTTGGGTATAGTTTGTtgcattccggcgcactaatccctattttttaatatatatatctgaaAATTTTGGCAGGTCAAGACAGATGCCTGTTTTGACCCGTCTAAAATGATGAGATAAAAACCCAACAGAACCCACAATTGGCCACTGTGCCAACTTACCCATCTTACTGCCTCTAATAAACAAGATCAAGTAAAAGACGGAAAGGGATTGCACCTGAAGTAGCTTGAAGGTTTCAAAGTCGAGATCGGCGTGGTACCAATTATCAGGATCGTAGTCAAGACAATCTAGTTGGAAATCAAGCATGAGTACTCTAGCCATTTGTCGTTGAATAAACCCTATAATATTAAAACCCCGAGAGCGTGAATTTGTAAGCTTTCTAGTTGCTGAAGGGTTTCTTCGATTTTCTAAACTTTCCCTGCTAGCCACCATCTCATATAGCACACAATCATATGACTGAAGTTCCTTCTGTAAGGTTTCAAAGTACCTGTTCATGACATGTTATATCATACTAGCTAGCATATCTCACTTGTTTTAACATTCACAGATGAAGTGTCGGCTAAAACCATTTCCAATGCtacattacaatatatattcGTGCATGTTAAGTGTTTAATCTAATCAATGGGGGCAACATGAAAACTTAAGGGATGAAATTCTCAAAACTAAATGATACCACTAAATATTTAgcatttataattatttattgatagataatattaattttattattattaggtaaataatattattactaTAGATATATCCTATGAtgtctttattattatttagttaccATGCTAATCAAgctatataattagtatttatatagatcATTAGGGTTGTAATATGATTATGGATAAACTCAATGGAGTTCAAAGACTTTTGAGAGTACCTTGCTTCTCGAACAGCAAGattcttttattgtttttcttatAGATCTTTACGAATCTATTTGGTTGGTATCATCAATTGGATACGGGGAGTAGATACTTGCATCTTCCTCTAGGTATAGAGATACTAATATGTTTTAGCATATGTAATATAGCAGACCTTGTACATAGACTTGCATAGACTTAGTTGATTGTTTTGAACACAATATCCATAGATATTAGagttaattagttaaatgatACCAAACGTTTGCGCGATATTGCTgatttcatacctttcctttcgaaattacgtaGATCATACCCAAGTACCCAACGTTTTAAAAACTCCCCTTCGACCATACCTGGACCAAAATTCCGTCTTTTGACCATCAAAGTCCCGAAcatgacttgcacgtgagggtaGTTTCGTAATTTATCGCGTGCAGCTGCCATTCCACTTCTTTTATACCcaaagtaatatataataaataatttattatttatacatacaattaATTCAGAAACAATAAACAAGCCCAGGAAAAAAAATCTTCAAAACATACCTATATGATTTatatctatatgactatatagATCAAATCTATATCTTCAAATACATGAATATTTGTATAAACAAGCTTTGTCAGTACGGGGCCACTATCACTTGTGtttattaggaaaaatatatataagttgaatatatatatatatatatatgaatataaatctCTTTATTCTCTCAATATAAATCTCTACAAATCGGTCCTTCACCAACCAATCGAGCCATGAAGCCATCACCGGTAATTACTCCTTCAACGGTCAACTACTCCATCTCCTGTCAATCAATAACTCCAACGATCTGTGAGTGGCCAATCCATCCATTACCGGTCAACTGATTACTCCTTCAACGGTCAACCACCTCATCCTAGGCCAATCGATCCTTCGCTTTGTGTACGATGTCCTTTGCTTCGGGTTAATATTGGTGATAGGGAGGTTGGATTTggtgtatgtatgtatggtgGTGGGGTGATGATGGTGGGGTTCCGGTGGGAGTGGGTTATGGTGTTTCCTGATGGGATTAAGGATATTCGTGGAGGGAAGGGGGTGGATTTGTGGGATGAACTTTTTATATGAATTTTGGATGAATTTTTGGGATGACAAGATTTTTggatgagatttttttttttaatttatgaatgAACATCATTTGTTTATGCATTGGATTTTTAATAGATGATGaatgtttaatttgttgttgaTGGTTGATAAGAAAGGGAGATCAAAGATTGGGGGTTAGTATGTTTCTGGGGAAAAAAATTGTTATCGATGAATATGATGATAAAGAAAGCATATACATGTGAAAATGACCAAATTgcccctcacatgcaagtcacaTGGGGGCTTTTGATAGTCAACAAACGGAGTTTTGGTCCAGGTATGGTTAGAGTGGAGTTTTTAAAACGTTGGGTATGATCtacgtaatttcgaaaggaaaggtatgaaaccaacaatatcacacaaacgttaggtaccaattaagtaattaactctagATATTATGCTTGTATGCTTTCCCATGCCTATGTCTTTTGTTTTCGACGTATATAATATCGACGCAAACCTACATTCACCCACATTCACTCCCACACACAAATTGATCGAGTTGAACCAAGGCCAACTTTTACAAGTGTTGACAGAGTTTGTAGTCCGAATCGGACTAACTCGACCCGGATGACATTCAAGTCCCGAGTTTTACAACCATGCCGCCTCTAATGGATGAATATGGGTGACTATTTGTCATCCATATATACCCGTTTACCACCggatataatacatatattagaTATGTACATATACTAGATTtgtacatatacacatatacatatatgccCATACATATTTTAAATTGCTCATCTTGTATATTTTTTGAACTAAAACTacaaatatttgatatattgtaCTCTACTAGTAATTAATGATAATCCACTAATATATAATGCTTAACAAATACTGTCCAAGTGGATTAATAATTTTAGCTCACAATACCCTCATGGAGTATAAGCACTTTATATTGATGGCGGAATCAAAGGCTACTTGAATAAATATTTGGTTTCGAAACCAATAGACTAGTTAGATATATAGCTTATATTTATAACATCTATTCACAAAAAAATGTTTGCTTTGAAGTTAATGTCTTTCTaacaaataaacttttttatatccAATGGATATCCATTGACCCATTTCATCCCACAGATTTCAATGTACATAAACAAAGCAAACTTAAATGGATATGGGAAGGATACGAATGATGAAAATAAATGGATATGGATGtggatatagatacagatacacCTTATTCATATCCGATCCATTGCTATCGCTAATCATCACTTTAGTGAAGTAGATCCAAGTTTAGATACATAGTGCTATGGCTTGTATGTCTCTAAATTAAGTTTAAAGCATTCTATCAATGAAATTGATAAAGACCAATTTCACCAAGAAATGGGTATTCTACTTATGAAACTTTGTTTTCATTGATATATATGAACCATCTTCAAGGAGGCTTAGTGGTAAAGCATCCTACAAAAAGGTTCAAACTTTGATAGCTAAACATCTTAGGATAGCCATGTAAAGAGGCTAGAGAACCTACATCTTTATTTTGATTTGGTCTGAAAGAAATAGACGCATTTTCATTCAAGCAACAAGCAAAGGTGAGGCCGCACACATCCAAGCCAGAGGCTTGAAGTTACCAAGGTAGCATGCACACCCTTTTATACTGAAAACATGGTACTATTGACCTTACACCAATGAATTATTCTTCTAAAATCTAATCTAAACAAATCAATCATATAGACTACTGGGATATTTGGCCtagtttatttaaaaagtttttcagCTTTAGGTTAACTAAGCTCCAGCTTTTTAACCAAACAACTTATGTGTTGATAGCTttttaacccttaaaaaaaGCAGCCATCCTTGAGTTACTTCCCCAAAGAAGCTCTTCACCCAAAAAGCTTACACGCTAACAAGCCCAATGCGGTTTTAGAGTATGATAAGGTAGGTTTTAGGGATCTACTTTAGAATAAAGCTGTTGGAGTAAATTACATAATTTGTACTAGGACCTACGTTGTAATGAAAGTTGATTGAATCTACTATTTGCATGACTGCATCCTTGTCGAAGCTCCATATAATCTAGTAACAAGTCAAAGCTTTTTATCCTTGAGAGGAACATTCTTTTTTCGTCTCAACTCAACAAAATTAATGATAAAGAAAACAACCCCTAAACTTTGTAAGGCTTAAAAACCTTGAATTATATTAGAACTAACAATTATGCTATCATTATTCCTATTTTGATATGTAAAGTACCCATATTCTGGTTACTATTTTTTCGGCCTTTCAAAATAAGTAAGCACTAATTAAGTACAATCTATGTAAATACAAACTTTATACTTTATTCTGTGTGTTGGGACATCTTATAAAAACACATCCATTTTAAACAAATCAATTTGATAAATACATAACTTGCACACTATGAAATAACGACAGTAACACTAAtgtcgtcttccacgggttttagGTCGCTATGAATTAACGACCATCCTCATAAAGTATTGTTCAAGTATGGTATATTTAAATAGACGATACGATAATTTAATGGgtgataatttaatttatttatagtaaataaaaagaagaagaagaaaaaaggcaTACTGTTTGTCTGCAATGTGGATAGTAGAAACCAAATCaacctaaaaaaataatataaaaaaagtaattagtgtgtgtgtgtataaatatacaaatatatacatacaaatatatatatatatatataaactgaatgaaatgaaatgaaaagaaaaaaaaaaggaaacctGAAGAAAAGGGTTAAGAATAGACCAAGGGAATTTCTTGCGATAAGTAACAAGTGCAGTTTGTAACTGAGGAGGCGAATCTCCACCGTTTTTAAACCTCATGTAATCCGCAATCGAATTGTTTTCGAGAAATCGTTCAGGGGATACTCCTTTATCATCTTCTTCCAACCATTGTTGTTTTATTATTCTAATTAttcctcttcttttttttcttctgaattttataaaattgttactattattattagtgATGTTGTTAATTTTGGGCCTAAAATAACAGCAAGTGGAATTGCTAAttgatgttgaagaagaagtAGAAGATAATATGGAGAGACAGATACTCGAGACCATAGCTCTctctccctttttttttttctttttttcttttcttttttcctgtTTATTATATGTTGATATTTTTGGTTGCCCGTTTATTACCCACTTTGCACACAAAGTAACGGGTTTCGTGTAGGTGTGTTTCACAATATTTCCTCTACGTCATTACaatttgttttactttgatGGTATGATATGGGTCGAATTGTGTCGACtttgtaaataaaatatttaaaagtaggTTAATACTCGTATTGCATACTTATACCGGTTTGTTCATTTAAAAgcaagttttttaaaaaaaaacccaaaaaattaaTCTTAATCTCAATCACTTATTTCGTTTCtgtttgttaaaatattttctttttttcttctccaTTTGCCCCTCCGATCTCGTTCACTCTCCTCTAAAAATGATAATTGGAAGGGAACCATCTAGCCCCTTGTACCCTTTGGGTACCATGCCGCACTACCGCATATTGGCATCCTGACCAGAGAGTAGGTGGGAATAACGAATACTTCTCCTTTACCACCACCTTTATCTGTCATTGACGCCATAACCATTACCACTATCGGCCGTTGCCACAACTACCTCCACGGCTCCACCAGAGGCGGATCTGGGATTTTTGTATACAGGTGGCACGATTACAAAAGTGATAACATGAATGCGATGACTCATGGGTAGGGCAGGTAATGAGATTTTTAATGCTCCGAGACGAAACGCTTTGAAAATGTACCCATTAGGTTTTGTAAACGAACAACTTATCAATTTTTTGTAGTTTAGGACTATGTACTTAAGCTAGATGAGTCGTCCGCACATGATTTCTCATTATATAAAATCAACTTTACAACTTTGGCAGATGACTTCAAATGATAAGTTTAATGTAAACATATAAGATGCATCGTTAGTTTTTCAAAGATCTTGTCATAGTTTATTatagtatttttaattatagGTTATGGTTAAGGCTTTTTAATTGAAGGTGACATTTTTTTAATACGTACTCACATTGTATTTTTGAAATGTAGTTAAGTTTATAATTAGAATACTTATGTTTACCATATATTAGTAAtcatataatttttcaaaatgatATAGAATACTTATATAAGTTAGGTgcaatatttttgtcatttgataGGAGATATGGAATTATAAGCTAGTAAATAACTGTTACATATTTATAAGGAAGATTTGAGGTATTGAATGAATGTACTCAAAAGTTAAAGGACTAAACTTTTGACATTAAACAATCATAAGGGTTTTATGAAGTAATGTAAAAAAGGCCAATGTTATTATCTTCTTCACTAGCTAAATAACCCGGGTTCAATCCGGGCATTGTaatcaaattttaaaaccaaaaaaatataaaagaatgtatgtaatttttcttatcaatatattataacttgatatgaagatAGTGAATCGACTAACACAATGATATGTAAAATAAGAGTACATGTTGCGTtaacaaagtataaaaagtcatttcataatattttataaaaaaaattaaaatttatttgtttcaaataaaatattaggaattttaaataagcattaagtgagattttttttttgtcaaatatgacatcataaatgaaagaaaaaactttttaaaaaatgtgtgATCATGACACATcataatctttctaaaaatacttttgaaaaacaatccttctttattatatattagcaTTGTACCcacgcgatgcggcggtggtcgtgacggcgacggtgtggtggtggatgcgacgtcgagtgtcgtagataattcatataaaagtaattgatttaaaaggttaatggagatattttagaaaaataaaggattgatagtgtaatttagttattaatgttaagagaatagtgtatgtgaaaatattttaaagggttgtagccttgtaggtgaaaatattacataggaggacattttagacattttccctCATGTTCTTCACATGAGGGGTATCCTcattaatatagagtatagataaaGATTGTTCTCTGTAACTTTGATAATACAAAATAGAGACTCCTTCTGCCATTAATGTCcagattttaaatttattttggcTTGCTTATAGTTATTCGTATAAAAACAAGGTGAACAAACTTCCATTAACCCAGAAATCAAAGATTAAATCTCAATTTAATCTTACCTAATTCAATCTTAATTGAATTAAACAATCAACCAAAATCCCCACTGTTATTCAGGTAGGATTCACACAATTAGATTACTGTGTTTTCTATTACAATGATGAATTTATGAATTTAGAGAATTATTACAGAATCCATATCGAGGGAAAATATCAATGAAAAGAGGGAAACGGGTTATGAACCCTTAGGGTTCATAACATTGTATTTATAAAGATAActtttaagaaaatacaaaactAGTCCCTCTTCTTTAAGTTTTCAGAAAAGCCATTTTTAGCCCCTTTACACAGCAAAAGTTCATCTGCAGTCCTTAAGTCCTATCCATGAACAAATTATCCTGCACAAATTCTAATCATACAATAAGCAACAATTTAAGGAAGAATAAGATTACAACACATCTTTTAACATCCCCACTTAATCTTATTCTCCAACAAATTAACCAACTTCATTTTTTGACAAAAAATACTATGAGACTTTGTATCCAATCCTTTGGTCAAGATATTAGGTATATTATCAGTTGACTCaattttctcaactttaatGACCCCTGTCAACATCTTTTCTCTCACAAAATGGAGATCAATTTCTAGATGCTTAGTTCTTTCATGGAAAACAGGATTTGAAAACACTTTTATGGCAGATATATTATCATGAAACACTTTAACACGAAGTACATTAGTAACTTGTAAATCCTGTAAAATTTTTACTATCCAAATTACTTCACAAGTAACAGCAGCTAAAGCTCTATATTCACCTTCAGTAGGAGATTTTGAAACagtgttttgttttttacttttccaagaAACTAATGAACCacagaaaaaaaacacaataatttGTAACAGATCTCCTACTAGCAATGCATTTACCCCAATCAGAATCATCATATGCTTCAAGAGTCAAAGAAGACGACTTAAGTATAGAAATACCTTTACCAGGAGCACCTTTTAGATATCTCATAACTCTGAGTGCAACTTTGAGGTGTGAAGCTAAAGGTTTATGCATAAATTGACTCAAGCAATGTACAGTATAAGCAATATCTGGCCTTGTATGAGTTAAATAAATCAACTTACCTATAAGCTTTTGATAATTTGTAATATTATCTAAGATAGGATCAGAACTACTTTCTTCACTAGAAAGTAGCACATTAGGGGGAGAGGAGTGGTCATTGGCATGCCCAACGACATGGCATGCCACCGAGGGAACACCGACGCCATTAAGCCGGCATGGTAGCGGCATGGACTCCAACGGGCTAAAAGCCATGCACGGGTTGAAACTTTCGAACGTTAGGGGGGTGCGTTTGTGGTGGGGTCCGCCCACTTTTTAACCGTTGAacactatttaaaaaaaaaaattctcctacctctttatctatatatacacttcattTTTAACCCAAAAAATCACCAAACAAAACCATATCTTCACACTTTCACCCAAAAAAACACCACACTACCAAAAAATTGattcctcttcctcatcttcttcattttgtgtTCCCCCGAATTTAGACGATTCGTCTACGGGGagtactttttagttttttaaccaAGTGTACGCCGAGCTTGAAAATACCGACACCTCTACTGACACTCGTAGGTATATTGATCGAGAGTGGGAAGAAGCTCACGCGATACTAATGCGTGACTACTTCATTGAAGACTCAAAGTTTGACGAACCATTTTTTTGTCATTATTTTCGCATGAGCAAgaggttgtttttgaagattgttggtgatattgaagCTAACTTTAGTTACTTTCAAGAGGGGTACGACGCACTGGGTAAAAAAAGTTGCTGCGCTCTTCAAAAGTGCACATTGGCGATCAAGCAACTGTCTACGGGTGAACCTTCAGACACATATGACGAGTATTTATGTATGGCTGCTAGAACGGGACGCAAGACCATGGAGTACTTTTGTGATGCGGTCGTCAATTTGTATCAAAAGGAGTTCTTACGTAGGCCGGCATCTCATGACATTGCTCTCATCACAcaagctcatgaagaaagacacCACATTCCAGGAATGCTTggtagtcttgattgtacacacatCGAATGGAGGATGTGCCATAAATGCTTAAAAGGGCAATACACGAGGGGTGATCACAAGGTACCTACTATTATGATTGAATGTGTTGCTTCTTatgacttgtggatttggcattcgTTTTTCGGTCCCGCTGGATCGAACAACGATGTCAATGTTTTGCAGCAGTCGCCGTTGTTTCAAAACGAGTGTAATGGATCCGCGCCAAACAGTTCATTTAGCGTAAATGGACATGATTACAAGCGCGGTTACTACCTTACCGATGGAATCTATCCTAGGTGGGCTGCGTTTGTTAAAGCTTATCCTCATCCAGTGGAACAAgatgaaaagaaatttaaaagactacaagaggctgcaagaaaggatgttgaGCGCGTGTTTAGTGTTCTCAAGGGAAAATGGAAGATCTTGGACCGTCCCCTCTGGCTATAGACAAAGGAGAAGATCAAAAAAGTCGTCGCTGCGTGTACTATactacacaacatgatcatcaaAGACAACGAGTGGGCAATATCACCGGTTCATATTATGGATCCACCGGTGCCAAGAGTTTATAACCCGGAAGCAAACCGGGAGATAATGGACGAGAACGTGCATCATCGGCTCCGATATGATCTCACGGTGCATGTATCGGCTTTAGACTTATCATTCCTTGACGATCCAGTGATGCAGCCACCATCAGTCGCGAGTTTGATTTAGTTGTCTTCATTATCATGTAGAATTTTAGTTTCGTTTTATGTtgttatgtactttttaattttatgtttgtgtaatgtttagtttaatttgaatgaaatattttaagtttttattaaaaaagaaagtgtttaattaaattaaattaaaaagaaaatttttttttttgagggaTGAGAAAGTCATGAATGCCATTAAAAATGATTGGGGGGGATAgttgggagggttgaaaaggaaaattgaGTTGGAGGTATTTGATTGGTGGAATTTGGGAGGGATGGTAATTTGGGAGGCATGACTCCTCCCCCCCTTAGGATCTAAAGGCACATAAATTGGCTTTCCTGCAAGTAAACTGAACTCTTCAAGAAGGTCTAaacaatattttcttttattcaaaCAAACCCCATTAGGAGTTTTAATAATCCCAAATCTTTAATTAGAAACTGAGTTTTTAAATAAGTTTTGAAATTCTCAATTTCCTGCTCATCATTACCACTAACAATAATATCATCCACATACACAAGTAGAGCAATAAACACTTTACCAGAATATTTTGTAAACAAAGAATAATCACTTTTACTTTGAACAAAACCATTTTAATTAAAGCCTCAGTTAATTTTGCATTCCGTTGCCTAAGTGCTTGCTTT includes the following:
- the LOC122585163 gene encoding uncharacterized protein LOC122585163, whose product is MVSSICLSILSSTSSSTSISNSTCCYFRPKINNITNNNSNNFIKFRRKKRRGIIRIIKQQWLEEDDKGVSPERFLENNSIADYMRFKNGGDSPPQLQTALVTYRKKFPWSILNPFLQVDLVSTIHIADKQYFETLQKELQSYDCVLYEMVASRESLENRRNPSATRKLTNSRSRGFNIIGFIQRQMARVLMLDFQLDCLDYDPDNWYHADLDFETFKLLQMEKGESLFTFARDMTLKSTKALVQATSIPEELGPWRSKLLWASRVLPMPLVGLFFISSLCADVGDEPTDNPELEALSRLDFGAAMKVFLAKRLTSDFTMVTTDVEEKSVIIGERNRAATEALERAINNGQKKIAILYGGGHMPDLGRRLKDEFDLVPSRVQWVTAWSIKNRNLTSNSLPFLKKLAEVSGWPLNRYQTLALLIFSSVLALDLWFWELFFGSTVNFITQVASDAVQFVDNSNLS
- the LOC122589001 gene encoding uncharacterized protein LOC122589001, which translates into the protein MRDYFIEDSKFDEPFFCHYFRMSKRLFLKIVGDIEANFSYFQEGYDALGKKSCCALQKCTLAIKQLSTGEPSDTYDEYLCMAARTGRKTMEYFCDAVVNLYQKEFLRRPASHDIALITQAHEERHHIPGMLGSLDCTHIEWRMCHKCLKGQYTRGDHKVPTIMIECVASYDLWIWHSFFGPAGSNNDVNVLQQSPLFQNECNGSAPNSSFSVNGHDYKRGYYLTDGIYPRWAAFVKAYPHPVEQDEKKFKRLQEAARKDVERVFSVLKGKWKILDRPLWL